In a genomic window of Limnochordia bacterium:
- a CDS encoding cation-translocating P-type ATPase gives MTDKWYQGSIGEVLQKLDTDAGRGLSQKKADERLAKHGPNHLRQLKKISPLGLFLSQFQDFMVVILLCAMLISILLDEMADAWAIIAIVLLNGFLGFIQEYRAERSLEALRRLTAPRTKVFRDGSVQQIPAELLVPGDIILLNSGDRIPADCRLVESFSLYTDESALTGESLPISKDYQWIGTGETPLGDRKNSLYMGTVVTAGRGVAVVTETGMSSEVGRIAAMLQDAGRLATPLEVRLAQLGRWLVAACLLLVVVVFASGVWRGIPVLEMFMIAVSLAVAAIPEGLPAVVTIALALGVQRMSRRAAIIRRLPAVETLGCTDIICSDKTGTLTENRMQVQRLWIGGAVHKGQGLLDLGIPQEGTDLFWALRVCGLCNSANIEHRASFTGGLVVQGDPTEAALVQLSHLLTKEVDKHHREYLLLGELPFSSERKRMTVLYSLKGEGVGLTKGAWEVILARSRYIHWGRERIPLTALSRQRISEIAEEMARDALRVMALAYKKADGLKDIEEGLTFVGLVGLYDPPRREVKAAIRKAEQAGIRTIMVTGDHKTTATAIGVELGLVQKTASVLTGHELDRLTDRELIMHLQHVSVFSRVSPEHKLRIVRCLKSMGHIVAMTGDGVNDAPAVAEADVGIAMGQGGTDVTKEASDMVLADDNYATIIHAIEEGRGVYTNIRKFVGYLLTCNVGEVLTMLVATLLKLPLPLVAVQILWMNLVTDGLPAVALGMDPPGEDVMRKKPRRINEHILSGGMARRIFGRGSLLGLSTVGVFAIGLWLYPGNMARARSLAFCTIVLAQLLHAFECSTYGAGPRGIVANPLLVSAVSVSILMQFAVVYVPLLRNLFRTVVLSPMDWGLILLFAGWPLVLNWTLRLLRNLASPRVSWLRT, from the coding sequence ATGACGGATAAATGGTATCAGGGTTCTATAGGCGAGGTACTGCAAAAGCTTGATACAGACGCGGGGCGGGGACTGAGCCAGAAAAAAGCCGATGAACGGCTGGCCAAGCATGGTCCTAATCACCTGCGGCAATTGAAGAAGATATCGCCCCTTGGTCTTTTCTTGTCCCAGTTTCAGGATTTCATGGTGGTTATTCTCCTATGTGCCATGCTCATATCTATTCTCCTCGATGAAATGGCCGATGCGTGGGCGATTATCGCCATTGTACTTCTAAACGGATTTCTGGGCTTCATCCAAGAATACCGGGCAGAGAGATCCCTGGAGGCACTGCGCAGACTAACTGCACCTCGCACCAAGGTGTTCCGGGACGGCTCCGTGCAGCAGATACCCGCGGAACTATTGGTACCCGGAGATATTATTCTCCTAAACAGTGGCGACCGGATACCGGCCGACTGTCGTCTGGTTGAGTCTTTTTCCCTGTATACCGATGAGTCTGCTTTAACCGGGGAATCCCTCCCCATATCCAAGGACTACCAATGGATTGGAACGGGGGAGACGCCCTTAGGTGATCGCAAAAACAGTCTCTATATGGGTACTGTGGTGACCGCTGGTCGGGGTGTGGCGGTGGTTACCGAAACAGGCATGTCAAGTGAAGTAGGAAGGATTGCTGCTATGCTGCAGGATGCTGGTCGGCTTGCGACACCGTTGGAGGTAAGACTTGCTCAGTTGGGACGTTGGTTAGTTGCCGCTTGCCTTCTTCTTGTGGTAGTGGTATTTGCCAGTGGGGTTTGGCGGGGTATACCGGTACTAGAGATGTTTATGATTGCCGTAAGTCTGGCTGTGGCCGCCATTCCCGAGGGACTTCCTGCTGTGGTGACCATTGCCCTGGCCTTAGGGGTACAAAGGATGAGTCGCCGGGCCGCGATTATCCGCAGATTACCTGCGGTGGAAACCTTAGGCTGTACCGACATCATCTGTTCAGATAAGACCGGAACCCTTACGGAAAACAGAATGCAGGTGCAACGTCTTTGGATTGGAGGAGCAGTTCACAAAGGGCAAGGACTGCTAGACCTTGGCATACCCCAGGAGGGCACCGACCTATTCTGGGCATTGCGTGTTTGCGGTTTGTGCAATAGTGCGAATATAGAACACAGGGCATCCTTTACCGGTGGGTTAGTTGTGCAAGGGGATCCCACCGAAGCGGCTCTGGTCCAGTTGTCTCATCTCTTGACTAAAGAGGTGGATAAACATCACCGGGAATACCTTCTCCTAGGTGAGCTGCCCTTTAGCTCGGAGCGGAAACGCATGACGGTACTCTATAGTCTTAAAGGCGAAGGGGTGGGCCTAACCAAGGGCGCCTGGGAGGTTATTTTAGCCCGTAGCCGATACATTCATTGGGGAAGGGAGCGGATCCCCCTAACGGCGCTAAGCAGGCAAAGGATTTCCGAAATTGCCGAGGAAATGGCCCGGGATGCCCTGCGGGTAATGGCCTTAGCCTACAAGAAGGCAGATGGGTTAAAGGATATAGAAGAGGGTCTAACCTTTGTAGGACTTGTTGGACTTTATGATCCCCCCCGGCGCGAGGTAAAAGCAGCGATTAGAAAGGCGGAACAAGCGGGGATACGGACGATTATGGTTACCGGCGACCACAAGACCACGGCTACGGCCATTGGAGTTGAGTTAGGTCTCGTCCAAAAGACAGCATCGGTGCTGACTGGTCATGAGTTGGATCGGCTCACGGATCGAGAGTTGATTATGCACCTTCAGCACGTAAGTGTATTTAGCCGTGTGTCACCGGAACACAAACTGCGGATTGTGCGCTGTCTAAAATCCATGGGGCATATTGTGGCTATGACCGGTGATGGGGTGAACGATGCTCCCGCGGTTGCCGAGGCAGATGTGGGTATTGCCATGGGTCAAGGAGGGACCGACGTGACTAAGGAAGCATCGGACATGGTGCTTGCTGATGATAACTACGCCACAATCATCCATGCTATTGAAGAAGGACGGGGAGTCTACACTAACATAAGAAAGTTTGTCGGGTACCTACTTACCTGTAATGTTGGTGAAGTCCTCACGATGCTGGTGGCAACCTTGTTGAAACTGCCCTTACCCTTAGTTGCAGTGCAGATCCTGTGGATGAACTTAGTGACCGACGGACTCCCCGCGGTGGCTTTGGGTATGGATCCACCTGGGGAAGACGTAATGAGAAAAAAACCCCGGCGGATCAATGAACACATCCTATCGGGTGGTATGGCCCGGAGGATCTTCGGTCGGGGTAGTCTCCTTGGGCTATCCACCGTTGGGGTCTTTGCCATTGGCCTATGGCTTTATCCGGGGAATATGGCCCGCGCCCGTAGTCTGGCCTTCTGTACCATTGTGTTGGCCCAGTTGCTCCACGCCTTTGAATGTAGTACCTATGGTGCTGGTCCCCGGGGTATCGTGGCTAATCCGTTGTTGGTTAGTGCGGTAAGTGTGAGTATCCTTATGCAGTTTGCCGTAGTCTATGTTCCCCTGCTGCGTAACTTGTTCCGTACCGTGGTGCTCTCACCCATGGACTGGGGGCTGATTCTACTGTTCGCCGGTTGGCCGTTGGTTCTTAACTGGACACTGAGGTTGCTGCGAAACCTTGCTTCCCCAAGGGTTAGCTGGCTACGTACTTGA
- a CDS encoding YicC family protein, whose protein sequence is MALFSMTGYGNVDTADAKVQVRMVNHRYLDIVVKMPSYLLCLEERVKQTVREFVQRGRVEIDIEIKGTAQISKNVLVDLALCRSYAAAANQICEQIGATGVLDINTLLGLPEVFRFEESFCPEQAWDVIQKPLTEAMAQGVLMRSREGERLVIDLQGHLDMIQKILESIKGATQNLTEQYRSKLQTRIGELLGPKLPDDLMQRLAAEVVFLAERADISEEIARIESHLSQFRHSMDKERVQGTKLDFLAQELLREFNTIGAKATDSHITGLVVEAKTVVGKIREQVQNVE, encoded by the coding sequence TTGGCGCTCTTCAGTATGACAGGCTACGGCAATGTTGATACTGCCGATGCCAAGGTACAAGTGCGCATGGTAAATCATCGCTATCTGGATATTGTTGTAAAGATGCCCAGTTATCTCCTGTGTTTGGAGGAACGGGTTAAACAAACGGTGCGAGAATTTGTCCAGCGCGGTCGTGTCGAGATTGATATAGAGATCAAGGGAACAGCTCAAATCTCAAAGAATGTGTTGGTGGATTTGGCTTTGTGCCGCAGCTATGCCGCGGCTGCAAACCAGATTTGTGAACAGATAGGCGCCACCGGTGTCCTTGATATCAATACGTTATTGGGTCTGCCAGAGGTGTTCAGATTTGAGGAGAGTTTCTGTCCAGAACAGGCTTGGGATGTGATCCAAAAGCCCCTGACCGAGGCAATGGCCCAAGGGGTTCTTATGCGCTCCCGGGAAGGAGAGCGCTTAGTTATTGATCTCCAAGGTCATCTAGATATGATTCAGAAAATATTGGAAAGTATCAAGGGCGCAACGCAAAATCTAACGGAGCAATATCGTAGCAAATTACAGACTAGGATTGGGGAATTGCTCGGCCCTAAACTGCCCGATGATCTGATGCAGCGACTGGCCGCTGAGGTGGTCTTTTTAGCAGAACGCGCTGATATTAGTGAGGAGATAGCGCGGATCGAAAGCCACTTAAGCCAGTTTAGGCACAGTATGGACAAGGAGAGAGTGCAGGGTACCAAATTGGATTTTTTGGCCCAAGAGTTGCTTAGAGAGTTTAATACCATTGGAGCAAAGGCAACAGACTCGCATATAACGGGACTGGTGGTCGAAGCAAAGACGGTAGTGGGCAAAATAAGAGAACAGGTACAGAATGTAGAATAA
- a CDS encoding integration host factor, translated as MSLPRLTPEEKRRALEKARWIRSERAKLKVQLKKGTVSLAEVLEKDDDAVVAGMRVRHLLESLPRVGKITSERIMQEVGINGTRRVRGLGVRQRSELLRKLG; from the coding sequence ATGAGTCTTCCCCGATTGACCCCGGAAGAGAAGCGGCGGGCCTTAGAAAAGGCGCGTTGGATACGAAGCGAACGGGCAAAACTAAAGGTTCAGCTGAAGAAAGGAACCGTAAGCCTGGCAGAAGTCCTGGAGAAAGACGATGATGCGGTAGTTGCTGGAATGAGAGTGAGGCATCTATTAGAGTCATTGCCCCGGGTCGGCAAGATCACCAGCGAGAGGATTATGCAAGAAGTTGGTATTAATGGAACAAGAAGGGTTAGGGGATTAGGTGTTCGACAACGGAGTGAACTATTAAGGAAACTAGGTTAG
- a CDS encoding DUF370 domain-containing protein, producing MALELVNIGFGNIVSANRIVAIVSPESAPIKRLIQDARERAMLIDATYGRRTRAVIITDSDHVILSAVQPETVAHRVGGKEAPLIEDKDGQLK from the coding sequence TTGGCTTTGGAACTGGTGAATATTGGATTTGGGAATATCGTAAGTGCAAATCGGATAGTGGCTATTGTCTCTCCGGAATCAGCGCCCATTAAGAGACTAATACAAGATGCCCGGGAACGGGCCATGCTGATCGATGCTACCTACGGTCGTCGCACCCGCGCTGTGATCATTACAGATAGCGATCACGTAATTCTATCCGCGGTGCAACCAGAGACTGTCGCCCATCGTGTTGGGGGAAAGGAAGCCCCTTTAATTGAAGACAAGGATGGTCAACTGAAGTGA
- the gmk gene encoding guanylate kinase, which yields MSKGTLLVVSGPSGVGKNTVLEEFCRRHPSVIYSISATTRTPRAHEVEGKDYYFLTTEEFEERIRRDGFLEWAEFCGKLYGTPADFVHEQLFNGHDLVMDIEIQGALQVKQRLPQAVLVFLLPPSLEELRKRIEGRGTEDERSVTARLDVAIQELKTVERYDYAVVNNDVGQAADELWSILVATKARIKGNYRTVLGQYWQSIPF from the coding sequence GTGAGTAAAGGCACATTATTAGTGGTTTCAGGACCCTCCGGTGTAGGGAAGAACACTGTCCTAGAGGAGTTTTGCCGAAGACATCCTTCGGTCATCTACTCTATTTCTGCAACAACACGTACTCCCCGGGCCCATGAGGTCGAGGGGAAGGATTATTACTTTCTTACCACCGAGGAGTTTGAGGAGAGAATTAGACGGGACGGTTTCCTAGAGTGGGCTGAGTTTTGTGGTAAGCTCTACGGGACTCCTGCGGATTTTGTGCATGAGCAGCTCTTTAATGGTCATGATCTGGTCATGGATATTGAGATCCAAGGGGCACTACAGGTTAAACAGCGTTTGCCCCAGGCGGTGCTGGTATTTCTTCTACCTCCGAGTCTTGAGGAACTGCGGAAAAGGATTGAAGGTCGAGGAACCGAAGATGAGCGTAGTGTAACTGCTCGGTTGGATGTGGCCATCCAGGAATTGAAAACGGTAGAACGGTATGACTACGCGGTAGTAAACAATGATGTGGGACAAGCGGCAGATGAGTTGTGGAGTATTCTTGTGGCCACAAAGGCAAGAATAAAGGGTAACTATCGTACCGTGTTAGGACAATATTGGCAGAGTATTCCATTTTAG
- the rpoZ gene encoding DNA-directed RNA polymerase subunit omega — protein MNQPSIDRLLGRVDSRYTAVVAAAKRARQLSEGAEPLADVQTNKPVTVALYELGSGTVRYERIRKS, from the coding sequence ATGAATCAACCATCAATAGATCGATTGCTAGGTAGAGTAGATAGTCGGTATACTGCAGTAGTAGCTGCGGCAAAAAGGGCGCGACAGTTATCTGAAGGAGCGGAACCATTAGCTGATGTACAGACTAATAAGCCTGTCACAGTTGCTCTTTATGAACTGGGTTCTGGTACTGTTAGGTACGAACGGATCCGTAAAAGTTGA
- the priA gene encoding primosomal protein N', protein MPGYAQVIVDVRVRRVDRCFCYSIPKKLKNHLRPGHQVLVPFNNRQVIGYVIALADQAEVPGVKPILRICTQDPVLTSEMLTLAQWMADYYGCLLVDALQCFIPPGMRHLGQTSGHRYLKTFEIKVAGEELRQAKEMVRRAPRQQEVLSYFEKTCLSQRCEGNCPCEKVTLSFLRQKGLSYHALRALEDKGYLASGQIVLYRDPLAEVTKQGSSTPLALTPDQQRVFEQIKDQIRRQTGGVYLLHGVTGSGKTEVYMQLIDEVRSHDQSVILLVPEISMTPQMLGLFKSRFADDVAVLHSRLSDGERFDEWQRIASGEAGIVIGARSAVFAPVRNLGLLILDEEHETTYKQAEGQPPYHTRDVAIKRAELNRAVVLLGSATPSLESYYMAEQKVYNLVTLPRRINNLPLPQVDIIDMREELKAKNRSMFSRTLQQGIRTALARREQVILFINRRGTLGFILCRECGHVLHCENCAVSLTYHEDINRLCCHYCGLEREIPTTCPECGSRSLRGFGAGTQRVERQLANLFPQARIARMDGDTTRRKGAFGRILGDFRNHDLDVLIGTQMVAKGLDFPQVTLVGVMAADLTLNIPDYRAAERTFQLLTQVAGRAGRGTRPGRVIVQTYNPEHYSIKAAQHHDYVGFYKQEIAFRSKVNYPPVANLVRLVFSAEDEEAVVKAAKEHLIAMQQGQDYHNQAVGVLGPVPCPLSRLQGRYRWQIMVKGPELATLRKAALIDRIRKVAPDVAVFVDINPVSMY, encoded by the coding sequence ATGCCCGGGTATGCGCAAGTCATCGTAGATGTACGAGTGCGACGGGTGGACCGTTGTTTTTGCTACAGCATTCCCAAGAAGCTGAAAAATCACCTGCGCCCAGGGCACCAGGTGCTAGTTCCTTTCAATAATCGACAAGTTATTGGTTATGTGATTGCTCTTGCGGATCAAGCCGAGGTCCCGGGGGTAAAACCCATCCTACGAATTTGTACACAAGACCCAGTTCTGACTTCAGAGATGCTAACCCTGGCCCAGTGGATGGCCGACTACTACGGCTGTCTCCTCGTGGATGCCCTGCAGTGCTTCATTCCTCCGGGAATGCGTCATCTTGGTCAAACCTCAGGGCATCGCTACCTGAAGACCTTTGAGATCAAGGTAGCGGGAGAGGAACTAAGGCAAGCCAAGGAAATGGTCCGGCGAGCTCCACGGCAACAGGAGGTCTTAAGCTACTTTGAAAAGACATGTCTATCACAGCGATGTGAGGGGAATTGTCCCTGTGAGAAGGTGACCCTCTCCTTCTTGAGACAAAAGGGGTTATCCTATCACGCCCTTAGGGCCTTAGAGGACAAGGGTTACCTAGCCAGTGGACAGATTGTACTCTATCGGGATCCCTTAGCGGAAGTCACCAAGCAAGGAAGTAGCACACCCCTAGCTCTAACCCCGGACCAACAGAGGGTCTTCGAGCAAATTAAAGACCAAATTCGCCGGCAGACGGGCGGTGTGTATCTTTTGCACGGGGTAACGGGAAGTGGTAAGACCGAGGTATATATGCAGCTTATTGACGAAGTCCGGTCCCATGATCAATCAGTGATCTTACTTGTCCCGGAGATCTCCATGACTCCCCAGATGCTGGGACTATTCAAAAGCAGATTTGCCGACGATGTTGCTGTTTTGCACAGTCGGTTGTCCGATGGAGAACGTTTTGATGAGTGGCAACGTATTGCCTCCGGTGAGGCTGGTATTGTGATTGGTGCTCGTTCGGCGGTTTTTGCTCCGGTACGAAATCTCGGTTTGCTAATCCTTGATGAGGAACATGAGACCACGTACAAGCAGGCTGAGGGGCAACCGCCTTATCATACCCGGGATGTGGCGATAAAGCGGGCGGAGCTTAATCGGGCAGTGGTGTTGTTAGGCAGTGCTACCCCCTCTTTGGAATCCTACTATATGGCCGAGCAGAAAGTATATAACTTAGTGACATTACCAAGACGGATCAACAACCTTCCCCTACCGCAGGTAGACATAATCGATATGCGAGAGGAATTAAAGGCAAAAAACCGTTCCATGTTTAGTCGCACCCTCCAGCAGGGGATCAGAACAGCCCTAGCTCGTAGGGAACAGGTGATCCTGTTTATTAACCGCCGAGGAACCCTAGGTTTTATTCTATGCCGGGAATGCGGTCATGTGTTGCACTGTGAAAATTGCGCTGTTTCCCTAACGTACCATGAGGATATCAACCGGTTGTGCTGTCATTACTGTGGACTGGAACGGGAGATACCAACCACATGCCCTGAGTGCGGCAGCAGGAGTTTAAGGGGTTTTGGGGCGGGGACTCAGCGTGTGGAGCGGCAACTGGCCAATCTTTTTCCTCAAGCCCGCATCGCCCGCATGGACGGAGATACCACCCGCAGAAAGGGAGCCTTTGGACGTATCCTAGGGGACTTCCGTAACCATGATTTGGATGTCCTTATTGGCACACAAATGGTGGCCAAGGGGTTAGATTTTCCCCAAGTAACCTTGGTGGGAGTGATGGCCGCGGACCTCACGTTGAATATCCCGGATTACCGGGCGGCGGAGCGTACCTTTCAGCTTCTGACCCAGGTAGCCGGTCGGGCCGGCCGGGGCACGCGGCCCGGTCGGGTAATCGTGCAGACATATAATCCCGAACATTACAGTATCAAGGCCGCACAACATCATGATTACGTTGGGTTTTACAAACAAGAAATTGCCTTTCGCTCTAAGGTAAACTACCCACCAGTAGCCAATCTAGTTCGGCTTGTGTTTTCTGCGGAAGATGAGGAAGCAGTAGTTAAAGCAGCAAAGGAACATCTGATTGCGATGCAGCAAGGCCAGGACTACCATAATCAGGCGGTGGGTGTTTTGGGACCGGTGCCCTGTCCGCTAAGTCGACTGCAAGGCCGCTATCGCTGGCAGATTATGGTGAAGGGACCCGAACTGGCTACTTTACGAAAGGCGGCTCTTATTGATAGAATAAGAAAGGTGGCACCGGATGTAGCTGTTTTTGTTGATATCAATCCGGTTTCCATGTATTAA
- the def gene encoding peptide deformylase, with protein sequence MAQLEVVVEGDSVLRQTAQPVKRVTKRLVTLIKDMGETMYAANGVGLAAPQVGESIRVIVVDPGDGLIAVVNPVITAGSGEDIEVEGCLSIPGVSGYVQRFARVEVDGLNEKGRPIRIQADGLLARILQHEIDHLDGILFIDKATCLSQD encoded by the coding sequence ATGGCACAACTGGAAGTAGTAGTGGAGGGCGATTCGGTCCTTCGTCAAACCGCCCAGCCGGTTAAACGGGTGACGAAGAGATTGGTTACCCTGATCAAGGATATGGGAGAGACCATGTATGCAGCCAATGGGGTTGGCCTTGCCGCTCCCCAGGTTGGTGAATCAATTAGGGTAATTGTGGTTGATCCTGGGGATGGACTGATCGCGGTGGTGAATCCTGTGATTACCGCTGGCAGTGGGGAAGATATTGAGGTTGAAGGATGCCTGAGTATTCCTGGAGTGAGCGGGTATGTACAACGCTTTGCCCGTGTTGAGGTTGATGGATTGAATGAAAAGGGCAGGCCAATCAGGATTCAGGCCGATGGTTTGTTAGCGAGGATCTTACAGCATGAGATTGATCACTTAGATGGCATACTCTTCATTGATAAAGCCACCTGCCTGTCCCAAGACTAG
- the fmt gene encoding methionyl-tRNA formyltransferase, which yields MRFVFMGTPDFSVPTLKTLAKRHEVVLVVTQPDRPRDRGQRVKPSPVKAVAKKLQIPVVQPERVSDPEFIAKLAAYDVDAIIVVAFGQKIPEEILQMGKYGCINVHASLLPKYRGAAPIQWAILKGETTTGVTVMQMDTGWDTGDILMQREIVLSPEETGGTLHDRLAALGATALIEALAGLAKGDLTPRPQNDQLATVAPKLTKERGRIQWDRPADEIERLVRAMNPWPLAYCTHRDLRLRVWRAGVDATSHRAQPGAVLRIDPQKGIAVACGYAMVWLEEVQPQARRRMGAQDYVNGYGITIGEVLGNG from the coding sequence GTGCGTTTTGTTTTCATGGGAACACCGGACTTTTCTGTTCCTACTCTAAAGACCTTGGCCAAGAGGCACGAGGTGGTTTTGGTTGTAACTCAGCCTGATCGACCCCGGGATCGGGGCCAACGGGTCAAACCATCACCGGTAAAGGCAGTAGCAAAAAAACTGCAGATACCGGTGGTCCAGCCTGAGCGGGTTAGTGATCCTGAGTTTATTGCCAAGCTTGCAGCTTACGATGTTGATGCCATCATTGTTGTGGCCTTCGGACAGAAGATTCCGGAGGAAATCCTGCAAATGGGGAAATATGGTTGTATCAATGTCCATGCTTCGCTGCTACCAAAGTATCGGGGGGCAGCGCCAATTCAGTGGGCCATCCTCAAGGGTGAGACGACCACCGGGGTGACTGTCATGCAAATGGATACCGGTTGGGATACGGGGGATATTCTCATGCAACGGGAGATCGTTTTATCTCCAGAGGAAACTGGAGGAACGTTACATGATCGGCTGGCAGCTTTGGGGGCAACGGCCTTAATTGAGGCTCTCGCAGGTTTAGCTAAGGGGGACCTTACGCCAAGGCCCCAGAATGATCAGCTGGCAACTGTGGCTCCGAAGCTAACCAAGGAAAGGGGACGTATCCAGTGGGACAGGCCAGCCGATGAAATTGAACGGTTAGTCCGTGCTATGAATCCTTGGCCCCTTGCCTATTGTACTCATCGGGACCTACGTTTGCGTGTTTGGCGGGCCGGAGTTGATGCTACTAGTCACCGGGCACAGCCAGGAGCTGTTTTGCGTATTGATCCCCAAAAAGGGATAGCAGTTGCCTGTGGGTATGCTATGGTATGGTTAGAAGAGGTACAACCCCAAGCCCGTAGACGCATGGGCGCACAGGACTACGTAAATGGTTATGGTATTACTATTGGAGAGGTCTTAGGCAATGGGTAA
- a CDS encoding DUF116 domain-containing protein, with product MGKTSSYQDSPRLIVGLLAAAFGFVVLLTWLILYLPNLGDQLVVVFSALKIGLGVMLIVLLIGIIALVWMLRKHRFLAIFDAPIQWTLRVLLPVAMFLGRLLKVPKDLIRRSYIGVHNRLTQIRKQIGVVPDRLLVLVPACLQRFECRMKVTGRVENCQKCGACPIGDLLALRERLGFQLVVSAGGTQARRAVVEYQPEAVVAVACERDLVSGICDVDPRLNVLGIINQRPKGPCFETEVDLRQLENAVLSLLAPR from the coding sequence ATGGGTAAAACCAGCTCTTACCAAGATAGCCCACGGTTGATTGTTGGGCTCCTTGCCGCAGCATTTGGGTTTGTGGTATTATTGACCTGGTTAATCCTTTATCTGCCAAACCTTGGGGACCAGCTGGTCGTGGTGTTTTCTGCCCTTAAGATTGGCTTAGGTGTAATGCTTATAGTCTTATTGATTGGGATCATCGCCTTAGTGTGGATGCTAAGGAAACACCGCTTCTTGGCGATATTTGATGCCCCCATCCAGTGGACCTTGCGGGTCCTATTGCCGGTTGCCATGTTCTTAGGAAGACTTCTAAAGGTTCCTAAGGATCTCATTCGCCGCTCTTACATCGGGGTTCACAACCGACTAACCCAGATTCGCAAACAGATAGGTGTTGTACCGGATCGGCTATTGGTTCTAGTACCTGCCTGTTTGCAGCGGTTTGAATGTAGGATGAAGGTAACCGGTCGGGTGGAAAACTGTCAGAAATGCGGCGCTTGTCCCATCGGAGACCTGTTAGCTTTGCGCGAACGACTTGGATTTCAACTTGTTGTTAGTGCCGGAGGGACCCAGGCGAGAAGGGCAGTAGTGGAGTATCAGCCCGAGGCGGTGGTAGCAGTGGCCTGTGAAAGGGATTTGGTGAGCGGGATATGCGATGTTGATCCTCGGCTAAATGTCCTTGGGATTATTAACCAAAGACCCAAGGGCCCTTGCTTTGAGACCGAGGTTGATTTGAGACAGCTGGAAAATGCTGTGTTGAGTTTACTTGCCCCAAGATAA
- a CDS encoding zinc metallopeptidase → MYILQYYATWIVLLPALVLAMYAQLKVQSTFSRYLRHPAYIGKSGAQVARELLDRNNLSDVRVERTGRTLGDHYDPRVRVLRLSPEVYEGRSIAALGVAAHETGHALQHAANYLPLGLRNSIFPVASFGSQLALPLFFVGLLFQGAGLGWLTDLGILLFMTAILFQLVTLPVEFNASRRAMALLSQGGYITRAEAGKTKEILSAAALTYVAAVAVSIGQLLRLLLIRGQRRD, encoded by the coding sequence ATGTATATTCTGCAGTACTATGCGACATGGATTGTATTGCTTCCTGCGCTAGTTTTAGCAATGTATGCCCAGCTGAAGGTGCAAAGCACTTTTTCCAGGTATTTACGGCATCCAGCATACATTGGCAAAAGTGGCGCCCAGGTAGCGAGGGAGCTTTTAGATCGGAACAACCTATCCGATGTACGGGTAGAGAGGACCGGTCGTACCCTAGGAGATCACTATGATCCCAGGGTACGGGTGCTTCGGTTGTCCCCCGAAGTATATGAGGGTCGTTCAATTGCTGCTCTTGGTGTAGCCGCCCATGAGACCGGTCATGCCTTGCAGCACGCAGCCAACTATTTACCTCTGGGATTGCGAAACAGCATCTTCCCTGTGGCTAGCTTTGGTTCTCAGCTGGCTCTGCCCTTGTTCTTCGTAGGATTACTCTTCCAGGGTGCCGGGCTAGGTTGGTTAACGGACCTGGGTATTTTGCTGTTCATGACGGCGATCTTATTCCAGTTGGTGACTTTGCCCGTCGAGTTTAATGCCAGTAGAAGAGCCATGGCTCTTCTATCACAGGGTGGGTATATTACCCGCGCGGAGGCGGGAAAAACAAAAGAGATCCTCAGTGCAGCGGCCTTGACCTATGTGGCAGCAGTTGCCGTTTCCATTGGCCAACTACTAAGATTGCTACTAATCCGGGGCCAACGACGGGACTGA